A genomic window from Terriglobia bacterium includes:
- a CDS encoding NAD(P)-dependent glycerol-3-phosphate dehydrogenase — translation MTQIAILGGGSWGTALAILLAQNPKGHGVSLWVHDPALAAAMRRDRVNAVYLPGWAIPPGVRVTPEAGEALAGARIVLGVMPSAHARSVYTLALPHLQPEMAFVSATKGLEPRTHARMSEVLAQVVSPKFVPRIAVLSGPSFAAEAVRGDPTAVVLASRDTALAATLQEELSGPAFRLYTNDDVRGVEYAGAMKNVIAIAAGACQGLGLGSNSLAALITRGLAEMTRLAVALGAQPETLSGLAGLGDLVLTCTGALSRNRHIGVELGKGRALGEILAGMRMVAEGVHTTDALRELAHRPGVELPITEQVYAILHGQRSPREAIRAIMERPLKHE, via the coding sequence ATGACGCAGATCGCCATCCTCGGAGGCGGGAGCTGGGGCACGGCGCTGGCCATCCTGCTGGCGCAGAACCCCAAGGGGCACGGCGTCTCGCTGTGGGTGCACGACCCGGCGCTGGCCGCAGCCATGCGCCGCGATCGCGTCAACGCCGTCTATCTGCCGGGCTGGGCGATCCCACCCGGGGTGCGTGTCACGCCGGAGGCTGGCGAGGCGCTGGCTGGCGCGCGCATCGTGCTCGGGGTGATGCCCTCGGCGCACGCGCGCAGCGTTTATACGCTGGCGCTGCCGCATCTCCAGCCGGAAATGGCCTTCGTCAGCGCCACCAAGGGCCTCGAGCCGCGCACCCACGCGCGCATGAGCGAAGTCCTCGCGCAGGTCGTCTCGCCGAAGTTTGTTCCGCGCATCGCGGTGCTCTCCGGGCCGTCGTTTGCCGCGGAGGCCGTGCGCGGCGACCCCACGGCGGTGGTGCTGGCTTCGCGCGACACGGCGCTCGCGGCCACCCTGCAGGAGGAACTCTCCGGGCCCGCCTTCCGGCTGTACACCAACGACGACGTTCGCGGCGTGGAATACGCCGGGGCCATGAAGAACGTCATCGCCATCGCCGCCGGAGCCTGCCAGGGCCTGGGACTGGGCTCCAACTCCCTGGCGGCGCTGATCACCCGCGGCCTTGCGGAGATGACCCGGCTGGCCGTGGCCCTGGGAGCGCAGCCGGAAACGCTGAGCGGCCTCGCCGGGCTGGGCGATCTGGTCCTCACCTGCACGGGAGCGCTCAGCCGCAACCGCCACATCGGGGTGGAGCTGGGCAAAGGCCGGGCGCTGGGCGAAATCCTTGCCGGAATGCGCATGGTGGCCGAGGGCGTGCACACCACCGACGCCCTGCGCGAACTGGCGCACCGTCCGGGCGTGGAGCTGCCCATCACCGAGCAGGTCTACGCCATCCTGCACGGGCAGCGCTCACCGCGTGAGGCCATCCGCGCGATCATGGAACGCCCGCTCAAACACGAATAG
- the plsY gene encoding glycerol-3-phosphate 1-O-acyltransferase PlsY yields the protein MDRTFLLYLAIPLAGYLLGSIPFGLLLGKLFGGQDVRRVGSGNIGATNVARAAGAAAGILTLLLDTAKGALPVWLAAHFAGESAIWMILAGLAAIAGHCFPVWLGFRGGKGVASAAGVFFVLCPLAMSAAIVLFILVVVFWGYVSLGSIAAAAAMPLLVYLFWAPHHAPPLSVSFGTLLAALLIIWKHEGNIRRLLAGEEPRFVLRRRKNGEDS from the coding sequence ATGGACCGCACTTTCCTGCTCTACCTGGCCATTCCCCTCGCGGGCTACCTGCTCGGCTCCATCCCTTTTGGCCTGCTGCTGGGCAAGCTGTTTGGCGGCCAGGACGTGCGCCGCGTGGGCAGCGGCAATATCGGCGCGACCAACGTGGCCCGCGCCGCCGGCGCCGCCGCGGGCATCCTGACGCTGCTCCTCGATACCGCCAAGGGCGCCCTGCCGGTGTGGCTGGCGGCGCATTTTGCCGGCGAATCCGCCATCTGGATGATCCTTGCCGGGCTGGCGGCAATCGCCGGACACTGCTTCCCGGTGTGGCTGGGGTTTCGCGGCGGAAAAGGCGTGGCTTCCGCCGCGGGCGTCTTCTTCGTGCTCTGCCCGCTGGCGATGAGCGCCGCGATCGTCCTGTTCATCCTCGTGGTGGTTTTCTGGGGCTACGTGTCGCTGGGCTCGATCGCCGCCGCCGCAGCCATGCCCCTGCTGGTCTATCTCTTCTGGGCGCCGCACCACGCGCCGCCGCTTAGCGTGAGTTTCGGCACGCTGCTGGCCGCGCTGCTGATCATCTGGAAGCACGAAGGCAACATCCGCCGCCTGCTGGCAGGCGAAGAGCCGCGCTTTGTGCTGCGCCGCCGCAAGAACGGCGAGGACAGTTGA
- the thpR gene encoding RNA 2',3'-cyclic phosphodiesterase: protein MRLFVALEIPAGVRENLAALIRELRPLAPQARWIRAENLHVTLKFIGETAPEKLDAIRAALSSVRGPGPIALDFRGLGFFPDEKRPRIFWADIAVGPEEKAMARLARGIEDSLEPLGIAREQRNFSAHLTLARFPQGPGNIEKLRAAAHERAALSFGQHTAREFCLFESDLQPAAAKYTRLAAYPLDREEG, encoded by the coding sequence ATGCGCCTCTTTGTTGCGCTGGAGATTCCCGCGGGAGTGCGCGAGAATCTGGCGGCGCTGATCCGGGAGCTGCGGCCGCTGGCGCCGCAGGCGCGCTGGATCCGCGCGGAGAATCTTCACGTGACCCTGAAATTCATCGGCGAAACGGCGCCGGAGAAACTGGACGCCATCCGCGCTGCGCTCTCTTCCGTGCGCGGCCCGGGACCCATCGCGCTGGACTTCCGCGGACTGGGCTTTTTCCCCGACGAAAAGCGGCCGCGCATCTTCTGGGCGGACATCGCCGTGGGTCCGGAGGAAAAGGCCATGGCGCGGCTGGCGCGTGGCATTGAAGACAGTCTCGAGCCGCTGGGCATCGCGCGCGAGCAGCGCAACTTTTCGGCGCACCTGACGCTGGCCCGCTTTCCGCAGGGGCCGGGCAATATCGAAAAACTGCGGGCCGCCGCGCACGAACGCGCCGCGCTGAGCTTCGGGCAACACACGGCGCGCGAATTCTGCCTTTTCGAGAGCGACCTGCAGCCCGCCGCAGCGAAATACACGCGCCTGGCGGCGTATCCTCTCGACCGGGAGGAGGGCTAG
- a CDS encoding competence/damage-inducible protein A → MKAEIIAVGSEMLTPDRVDTNSLFLTEELNKLGIEVVRKTIVGDDRQLLADAFRGALQRVELVITSGGLGPTEDDLTRETLAGLLGRQLRRDEAIVRAIEARFRSFGREMPPVNVRQAMVPEGAEALDNPRGTAPGLWLEDAGRMIALLPGPPRELKPMFLEQIVPRLLRRISGVRMFHRELRVAGMGESHVEQLIAPIYKRYTDVNTTVLAAPGEVQIHLRLWTGDARHAEKTLGEITEGLQLALGERLFTTTGESLEEVVAQLLMMNNATIAAAESCTGGLVAQRLTSLAGSSAYFLGGVVCYSNELKTAWVNVPAETIQTKGAVSSEVAIALAEGIRRSVGSTLGLGITGIAGPGGGSEEKPVGTVHIGLASAAGVKERSLLFPGDREGIRWQASQIALDMVRVHFLYSGSAKGSLKATGKEPGRG, encoded by the coding sequence ATGAAAGCGGAAATCATCGCCGTGGGTTCGGAGATGCTCACCCCGGACCGCGTGGACACCAACTCGCTCTTCCTCACCGAGGAGCTGAACAAACTGGGCATCGAGGTGGTGCGCAAGACGATTGTGGGCGACGACCGCCAGCTGCTCGCCGACGCTTTTCGCGGCGCCTTGCAGCGCGTCGAGCTGGTGATCACCTCAGGCGGGCTGGGCCCCACCGAAGACGACCTGACGCGCGAAACGCTGGCCGGCCTGCTCGGGCGCCAGCTGCGCCGCGACGAGGCCATCGTGCGCGCCATCGAAGCGCGCTTCCGCAGCTTCGGCCGGGAGATGCCGCCGGTCAACGTGCGCCAGGCCATGGTGCCGGAAGGCGCGGAGGCCCTGGACAATCCGCGAGGCACCGCGCCGGGTCTGTGGCTCGAGGACGCCGGGCGGATGATCGCGCTGCTGCCCGGGCCGCCGCGCGAGCTGAAGCCCATGTTCCTGGAACAGATCGTGCCGCGGCTCCTGCGGCGCATCTCCGGCGTGCGCATGTTCCACCGCGAGCTGCGCGTGGCGGGCATGGGCGAATCGCACGTCGAGCAGCTCATCGCCCCCATCTACAAGCGCTACACGGACGTGAACACCACGGTGCTGGCCGCGCCGGGCGAAGTGCAGATCCACCTGCGGCTGTGGACCGGCGACGCCCGGCACGCCGAAAAGACGCTCGGCGAAATCACCGAGGGGCTGCAACTGGCGCTCGGCGAGCGCCTCTTCACCACCACGGGCGAATCGCTCGAGGAGGTCGTGGCGCAGCTGCTCATGATGAACAACGCCACCATCGCCGCGGCGGAAAGCTGCACCGGCGGCCTGGTGGCCCAGCGGCTGACCAGCCTCGCGGGCAGCTCGGCCTATTTTCTCGGCGGCGTGGTTTGCTACAGCAACGAACTGAAAACCGCGTGGGTGAATGTCCCTGCGGAAACGATCCAGACCAAGGGCGCGGTCAGCTCCGAGGTGGCCATCGCCCTGGCCGAAGGCATCCGCCGCAGCGTGGGCAGCACGCTCGGCCTGGGCATCACCGGCATCGCCGGGCCCGGCGGCGGCTCGGAAGAAAAGCCCGTGGGCACGGTGCACATCGGGCTGGCCAGCGCCGCCGGCGTCAAGGAGCGCTCCCTGCTCTTCCCCGGCGACCGCGAAGGCATCCGCTGGCAGGCTTCCCAGATCGCGCTGGACATGGTGCGCGTGCATTTCCTCTACAGCGGCTCCGCGAAAGGATCCTTGAAGGCCACGGGCAAAGAGCCCGGGCGAGGCTGA
- a CDS encoding gluconolaconase, which produces MKFGDTAAKNGIPRIERVTPAAAIPGGEISILGSGFSTRSHARPLVRFGEAEGGLLLAAEKRLIARVPEGASGGTVRVSTGAAESRPHPLAIGVQVADNLHPVANPAVDPEGNIYVTFSGPRGQRVPVSLYKITANYSIKPFLTSLINPTGLALDRAGDLFVTCRHDGTVHRITPDGRAEQWIEGMGIATGLAFDHAGNLYVGDRSGTIFKISPEREIFVFATLEPSISAYHLAFHPSGELYVTGPTTSSFDRVYRITRGGEVHTFYRGLGRPQGLAFDRDLNLYVAASHGGRRGIVRLTPQGQPELVLSGPGVVGLALQPGGRAIIATTGELYTLDWDVFGLPLPGSAQA; this is translated from the coding sequence ATGAAATTCGGAGACACGGCGGCAAAGAACGGCATTCCGCGGATCGAGCGCGTCACGCCCGCGGCCGCCATTCCCGGCGGCGAAATCTCCATCCTGGGCAGCGGCTTTTCCACGCGCAGCCACGCGCGGCCCCTGGTGCGTTTCGGCGAGGCCGAGGGCGGGCTGCTCCTGGCTGCGGAAAAGCGCCTGATCGCGCGCGTGCCGGAGGGAGCCAGCGGCGGCACGGTGCGCGTCTCCACGGGCGCCGCGGAGAGCCGGCCGCATCCCCTCGCCATCGGCGTGCAGGTGGCGGACAATCTGCACCCCGTGGCCAACCCCGCGGTGGACCCCGAGGGCAACATCTACGTGACCTTCAGCGGGCCGCGCGGGCAGCGCGTGCCGGTCTCGCTCTACAAGATCACCGCCAACTACAGCATCAAGCCGTTCCTCACTTCGCTGATCAATCCCACGGGGCTGGCGCTGGACCGCGCCGGAGATCTCTTCGTCACCTGCCGCCACGACGGCACGGTGCACCGCATCACGCCGGACGGGCGCGCCGAACAGTGGATCGAGGGCATGGGCATCGCCACTGGGCTGGCCTTCGACCACGCCGGAAATCTCTACGTCGGCGACCGCAGCGGCACCATCTTCAAGATCAGCCCGGAGCGCGAGATCTTCGTCTTCGCCACGCTGGAGCCTTCCATCTCCGCCTATCACCTGGCGTTTCACCCTTCCGGCGAGCTCTACGTCACCGGGCCGACCACCTCCAGCTTCGACCGCGTCTACCGCATCACCCGCGGCGGCGAGGTGCACACGTTTTATCGCGGGCTGGGCCGCCCGCAGGGGCTGGCCTTCGATCGCGACTTGAATCTCTACGTGGCCGCGTCGCACGGCGGCCGCCGCGGCATCGTGCGCCTCACCCCGCAGGGCCAGCCCGAACTGGTGTTGAGCGGCCCGGGCGTGGTCGGCCTGGCGTTGCAGCCGGGTGGCCGCGCCATCATCGCCACCACCGGCGAACTCTACACCTTGGACTGGGACGTCTTCGGCCTGCCGCTTCCTGGATCGGCGCAAGCATGA
- a CDS encoding phosphatidylglycerophosphatase A, which translates to MNPNTDTPATDAPPSEVPEAAPRKKPRLALALATGLGVGYAPKAPGTFGSIVGVALTVCVLHLGWRLSSLLDSGVIPGFRNQPSSALPFVFLPSLVLLLVAGIGVWSAARVAKYAGIEDPQSVVIDEVSGQHLALLLGGGPFALLHWKTLLLGFILFRVFDIWKPFPARQLEKLPGGWGIMADDWMAAVYAALVLRLVLHLGLI; encoded by the coding sequence ATGAATCCGAACACTGACACCCCGGCCACGGACGCGCCGCCCTCTGAAGTGCCGGAAGCCGCACCGCGCAAGAAACCGCGCCTGGCCCTCGCCCTCGCAACAGGCCTAGGCGTCGGTTACGCTCCCAAAGCCCCCGGCACGTTTGGCTCGATCGTTGGTGTAGCGCTAACAGTATGCGTGCTGCACCTGGGATGGCGATTGTCTTCTCTTCTGGATTCCGGCGTGATCCCCGGTTTTCGAAATCAACCGTCCTCCGCACTCCCATTTGTCTTTCTTCCATCACTTGTGCTGCTCCTTGTTGCAGGGATCGGCGTGTGGAGCGCGGCGCGAGTTGCGAAGTATGCGGGAATTGAGGATCCGCAGTCCGTGGTGATTGATGAAGTTTCCGGCCAGCATCTCGCGCTACTTCTCGGCGGCGGGCCCTTCGCGCTCCTGCACTGGAAAACCCTCTTGCTGGGTTTTATACTTTTTCGCGTGTTCGACATCTGGAAGCCGTTTCCGGCGCGGCAACTGGAAAAACTTCCCGGCGGCTGGGGTATCATGGCCGATGACTGGATGGCGGCCGTGTACGCCGCGCTGGTATTGCGCCTGGTGCTGCACCTGGGCCTGATCTGA
- a CDS encoding DNA gyrase inhibitor YacG, whose product MKHRCPICKKPTDSDKDADFPFCSERCREIDLGHWASEKYVVSEPVFDEEDLEEKPKPNESEH is encoded by the coding sequence ATGAAACACCGGTGCCCCATCTGCAAGAAACCCACGGACTCCGACAAGGACGCCGACTTCCCCTTCTGCAGCGAACGCTGCCGGGAGATCGATCTCGGTCACTGGGCCAGCGAAAAATACGTCGTCTCCGAACCGGTTTTCGACGAAGAGGATCTCGAAGAGAAACCCAAACCGAATGAATCCGAACACTGA
- the rimO gene encoding 30S ribosomal protein S12 methylthiotransferase RimO, translating to MAKTPKVGFVSLGCPKNLVDSEVMMGILTHGGYELTPRADEADVLVVNTCSFIEAAQKESVDTILEMAEHKKFGAARKLIVAGCLVERFRQQILEQIPEVDAVVGTGEVERILEAVRGDLRVLPAAAPAFLYHDLTPRVVTTPRHAAYIKIAEGCDHPCTFCIIPQLRGKFRSRRFESVVREAENLAAGGAREITLIGQDTTSYGEDLGLRDGLAQLLEKLAQVGGEAGLLWVRFLYAYPNRVTQKLLDTLAAQPRLAKYMDMPLQHASRNLLARMKRGSNGEAFLKLLERIRATIPGVALRTSFIVGFPGETSADFDELCAFVRAAEFDWMGVFEYSDVETAASAALGGKVDAATMAGRRGQLMALQKQISRKKLRAFKGQTHTALVEGPSADNPLVWEARLEGMAPDIDGKLYLTDIEVRGAAAEAGDAVRVEITKTDAYDLIARVLEILPRPAARAAQAVSATPPPPPAEKLHRISTGAPLRVLG from the coding sequence ATGGCCAAGACACCCAAAGTCGGATTCGTGAGCCTGGGCTGCCCCAAGAACCTCGTGGACAGCGAGGTCATGATGGGCATCCTCACGCACGGCGGATACGAGCTGACGCCGCGCGCGGACGAGGCCGATGTGCTGGTGGTGAACACCTGCAGCTTCATCGAGGCGGCGCAGAAGGAATCGGTGGACACCATCCTGGAAATGGCCGAGCACAAGAAGTTCGGCGCGGCCAGGAAGCTGATCGTCGCCGGGTGCCTGGTGGAGCGCTTCCGCCAGCAGATTCTGGAGCAGATTCCGGAAGTGGACGCGGTGGTGGGCACGGGCGAAGTGGAGCGCATCCTGGAAGCGGTGCGCGGCGACCTGCGCGTGCTGCCCGCGGCGGCGCCCGCGTTTCTCTACCACGATCTGACGCCGCGCGTCGTCACCACGCCGCGCCACGCCGCCTACATCAAGATCGCCGAGGGCTGCGATCATCCCTGCACCTTCTGCATCATTCCGCAGCTGCGCGGGAAGTTCCGCAGCCGGCGCTTCGAATCGGTGGTGCGCGAGGCGGAAAACCTCGCGGCGGGCGGCGCGCGGGAGATCACCCTGATCGGGCAGGATACGACTTCTTACGGCGAAGACCTCGGCCTGCGCGACGGCCTGGCGCAATTGCTCGAAAAGCTGGCGCAGGTGGGCGGCGAAGCCGGTCTGCTCTGGGTGCGCTTCCTCTACGCCTATCCCAACCGCGTGACCCAGAAGCTGCTGGACACGCTCGCGGCGCAGCCGCGCCTCGCCAAGTACATGGACATGCCGCTGCAGCACGCCAGCCGCAACCTGCTGGCGCGCATGAAGCGCGGGTCCAACGGCGAAGCCTTCCTCAAGCTGCTGGAACGCATTCGCGCGACGATTCCCGGCGTGGCCTTGCGCACCTCGTTCATCGTCGGCTTCCCCGGCGAGACCTCCGCTGATTTCGACGAACTGTGCGCTTTCGTGCGCGCTGCGGAGTTCGACTGGATGGGCGTGTTCGAATATTCCGACGTGGAGACCGCGGCGAGCGCCGCGCTCGGCGGTAAAGTGGACGCCGCGACGATGGCCGGCCGCCGCGGCCAGTTGATGGCCCTCCAGAAGCAGATTTCCCGCAAGAAACTGCGCGCCTTCAAGGGCCAGACGCACACCGCCCTGGTCGAGGGCCCTTCCGCGGACAATCCGCTGGTCTGGGAAGCGCGCCTCGAAGGCATGGCCCCGGACATTGACGGCAAACTCTACCTCACGGACATCGAAGTGCGCGGCGCAGCCGCCGAGGCCGGCGACGCTGTGCGCGTGGAGATCACCAAGACCGACGCTTACGACCTGATCGCCCGCGTCCTGGAGATTCTGCCCCGCCCCGCAGCCCGCGCCGCCCAGGCCGTCAGCGCAACGCCGCCTCCTCCGCCCGCCGAGAAGCTGCACCGCATCTCCACCGGCGCACCCCTCCGCGTTCTCGGCTAA
- a CDS encoding DUF3488 and transglutaminase-like domain-containing protein, producing MSSTATAFPAAAPPAERFFRTALFCLILTAVSTLAATGKLDPPTAVFAPLAVLYKGIRGWRRHGPEFSHRLATWLVIAYFAVFPADYLIFSRNYAAGAPNPGLYAALLAAVHLLLYVFFVRLYSAANDRDALFLALLSFGTVLAAAVLTIDTYFLGLFFLYLLFAVATFLGYEMRRGAQGAVSLSLAARPGLEKRFHRALGIAALSVTLGAILLGSLFFFFFPRFSAGYFGKMGLQPALMSGFSEDVELGQIGEIKKDSTVVMRVKAGQLPRSVRLRWRGIALTDFDGKRWFTPERTREALSVDGDGWIRPPAFPAGLRAHSMSLHYTVLLEPVATDAVFAPSYVLSLRGTFSADMGITASRRAYLLMDPTSSFFNPFHNYTPTRYEGYSLLPRVAPALLRSASAKYPPGLRETYLQLPVLDPRIAALARQITARAATPFDKAAAIEAYLQSNYAYSLNLTGRPGDDALAHFLFVTRAGHCEYFASAMTVLLRTLGIPARLVNGFLPGEYNDVGKDYIVRASDAHSWVEVYFPNYGWLTFDPTPGAAEAEKNLLGRMAAYWDWFQLSWNEWVINYDFAHQITLAQTVQRGSRSWNERARNFFDELQERGKERLKSWQKSHGTLRAVLPVALVLLLLLLNFGGLRRLARRMRLEWRVRAPGGARRDPQLASLLYQEFLRVLSRRGWKHSEAQTPYEFAAAIEAPGIAPAVSEFTQIYARARYGGVPCDALRLRALLAEIRAALRAR from the coding sequence ATGTCGAGCACCGCTACAGCCTTTCCCGCAGCGGCACCGCCCGCCGAGCGGTTCTTCCGCACCGCGCTCTTCTGCCTGATTCTTACGGCCGTGAGCACGCTGGCCGCGACGGGCAAACTCGACCCGCCGACGGCGGTCTTCGCGCCGCTGGCCGTGCTCTACAAGGGAATTCGCGGCTGGCGGAGGCACGGGCCGGAGTTCAGCCACCGGCTGGCGACCTGGCTGGTCATCGCCTACTTCGCGGTCTTCCCCGCGGACTACCTGATCTTTTCACGGAACTATGCGGCGGGCGCGCCCAATCCCGGCCTGTACGCCGCTCTGCTCGCCGCCGTGCATCTCCTGCTGTACGTGTTCTTTGTGCGCCTGTACAGCGCGGCCAACGACCGGGACGCGCTCTTCCTGGCGCTGCTATCGTTCGGCACGGTGCTGGCAGCTGCGGTGCTCACCATCGACACCTATTTCCTGGGGCTCTTTTTCCTGTATCTGCTTTTTGCCGTGGCCACGTTTCTCGGCTACGAGATGCGCCGCGGCGCCCAGGGCGCGGTGTCACTGTCGCTGGCCGCCCGGCCGGGGCTGGAGAAGCGCTTCCACCGCGCCCTGGGCATCGCCGCGTTGAGCGTGACGCTGGGCGCGATCCTTCTCGGCTCGCTGTTCTTCTTCTTCTTTCCGCGCTTCAGCGCCGGATATTTCGGAAAAATGGGCCTGCAGCCCGCGCTGATGTCCGGCTTCAGCGAGGATGTCGAGCTGGGACAGATCGGCGAGATCAAGAAAGACTCCACGGTGGTCATGCGCGTGAAGGCCGGCCAGCTTCCGCGCAGTGTGCGTCTGCGCTGGCGCGGCATCGCGCTCACGGATTTCGACGGCAAGCGCTGGTTCACGCCGGAGCGGACGCGGGAAGCGCTGTCCGTGGATGGCGACGGCTGGATTCGCCCGCCGGCGTTTCCGGCCGGCCTGCGCGCGCATTCCATGTCGCTGCACTATACGGTGCTGCTCGAGCCGGTGGCGACCGACGCGGTGTTCGCGCCCTCCTACGTCCTCTCGCTGCGGGGAACTTTTTCCGCTGACATGGGAATTACCGCAAGCCGGCGCGCCTACTTGCTGATGGATCCCACCTCTTCGTTCTTCAATCCTTTCCACAACTACACGCCCACGCGCTACGAGGGATATTCCCTGCTGCCCCGGGTGGCCCCGGCTCTGCTGCGTTCCGCCTCCGCGAAATATCCCCCAGGGCTCCGCGAGACCTACCTGCAGCTCCCCGTGCTCGATCCGCGCATCGCCGCACTGGCGCGGCAGATCACCGCGCGCGCGGCAACGCCTTTCGACAAAGCCGCGGCCATCGAAGCCTACCTGCAGAGCAATTACGCCTATTCGCTGAACCTTACGGGCCGTCCCGGCGACGACGCCCTGGCGCACTTCCTGTTCGTGACCCGCGCCGGGCATTGCGAATACTTCGCCTCGGCCATGACCGTGCTCCTGCGCACACTGGGCATCCCCGCGCGCCTGGTGAACGGCTTTCTCCCCGGCGAGTACAACGACGTCGGCAAGGACTACATCGTGCGCGCCAGCGACGCGCACAGCTGGGTCGAGGTGTACTTCCCCAACTACGGCTGGCTCACCTTCGATCCCACCCCCGGGGCGGCGGAAGCCGAAAAGAACCTGCTCGGGCGGATGGCCGCGTATTGGGACTGGTTCCAGCTCTCCTGGAATGAATGGGTCATCAACTACGATTTCGCGCACCAGATTACGCTCGCACAGACGGTGCAGCGCGGCTCGCGCTCCTGGAACGAGCGAGCGCGGAACTTCTTCGACGAACTGCAGGAGCGCGGGAAAGAGCGCCTCAAGTCCTGGCAGAAAAGCCACGGAACGCTGCGCGCTGTGCTTCCTGTCGCCCTGGTACTTCTCCTGCTGCTGTTGAACTTCGGCGGCTTGCGGCGCCTCGCGCGGCGGATGCGCCTCGAATGGCGGGTGCGCGCTCCGGGCGGGGCGCGGCGTGACCCGCAGCTCGCTTCCCTGCTCTACCAGGAGTTTCTGCGCGTGCTCTCGCGGCGCGGCTGGAAGCACAGCGAAGCGCAAACGCCGTACGAATTCGCGGCGGCCATCGAGGCCCCGGGAATCGCTCCCGCGGTGAGCGAGTTCACGCAGATCTATGCGCGGGCCCGCTATGGCGGCGTGCCCTGCGATGCGCTGCGGTTGCGCGCGCTGCTGGCGGAAATTCGCGCCGCGCTGCGCGCACGATAA
- the mutY gene encoding A/G-specific adenine glycosylase: protein MLAWFARRQRDLPWRRTQDPGRIWLSEIMLQQTRVAAVIPYYERFVARFQDVRALAEAPEEEILRHWSGLGYYSRARNLQRAAREIVARHAGVFPRDYQAALALPGIGRYTAAAILSIAYGAPHAVLDGNVARVLARLEALRGDLRAPRRWQGLQASADRLLERNHPGDWNQAMMELGATLCTPRAPDCAACPVARWCRARRRGLAETIPEKRRKRAPVQVHLAAAVFLDPQGRTLLLPPPRRAAAPGTPGELSPLFSRMWHFPAVRAGKNARSALRTHLGKSFGLAAAAGAQIAAAKPVRQAVTHREITIAPFLVRVKKLPRPRGARALLLGELHTLPVSNLTRKIARAAAPVRPE from the coding sequence CTGCTGGCGTGGTTCGCGCGCCGGCAGCGCGACCTGCCCTGGCGCCGCACCCAGGATCCCGGCCGCATCTGGCTTTCGGAGATCATGCTGCAGCAGACGCGCGTGGCCGCGGTGATTCCCTACTACGAGCGCTTCGTGGCGCGCTTTCAGGATGTGCGCGCGCTGGCCGAGGCTCCCGAAGAGGAGATTCTGCGGCACTGGTCGGGGCTCGGCTATTACAGCCGGGCGCGCAACCTCCAGCGCGCGGCGCGGGAGATCGTGGCCCGCCACGCCGGCGTATTTCCGCGCGACTACCAAGCCGCGCTGGCGTTGCCCGGAATCGGGCGCTATACGGCCGCGGCGATTCTGAGCATCGCCTATGGCGCGCCGCACGCCGTGCTCGACGGCAACGTGGCCCGGGTGCTGGCGCGGCTGGAAGCGCTGCGCGGGGACCTGCGCGCGCCGCGCCGCTGGCAAGGCCTGCAAGCTTCCGCGGACCGCCTGCTGGAGCGCAATCATCCCGGCGACTGGAACCAGGCGATGATGGAGCTGGGCGCGACGCTCTGCACGCCGCGCGCGCCGGACTGCGCGGCGTGCCCGGTGGCGCGCTGGTGCCGCGCGCGCCGCCGGGGCCTTGCGGAGACCATTCCGGAAAAGCGCCGCAAGCGCGCGCCGGTGCAGGTGCATCTCGCGGCCGCGGTCTTCCTCGACCCGCAGGGACGCACCCTGCTGCTCCCTCCGCCGCGCCGCGCCGCCGCGCCCGGGACACCCGGGGAACTCTCGCCGCTCTTCTCACGGATGTGGCATTTCCCGGCGGTGCGCGCTGGAAAAAACGCGCGGAGCGCTCTGCGCACTCATCTCGGGAAGAGTTTCGGTCTGGCCGCGGCGGCCGGCGCGCAGATTGCCGCGGCAAAACCCGTGCGCCAGGCCGTCACCCACCGCGAGATCACGATTGCGCCGTTTCTGGTGCGCGTGAAGAAGCTGCCGCGCCCGCGCGGCGCGCGCGCCCTGCTTCTGGGCGAATTGCACACGCTTCCCGTCTCCAACCTCACGCGCAAGATCGCGCGGGCCGCAGCCCCAGTCCGGCCGGAATAG